The following are encoded in a window of Nocardioides houyundeii genomic DNA:
- a CDS encoding FxsA family protein has translation MTSRRGIPMWVLFVLLVVMPLAEIWVLIQVGQTIGAWWTIVLLVLDSFLGGWVIRREGARAWRALNATLAAGRMPSRELADGALIIAGGTLMLSPGFVSDAFGILLILPITRPVARRLLTRFFAARLLSATVIGSVGQTRGSNASNAPHPGPGPDGPVVRGEVVDP, from the coding sequence ATGACTTCTCGTCGAGGGATCCCGATGTGGGTCCTGTTCGTGCTGCTCGTGGTGATGCCCCTGGCCGAGATCTGGGTGTTGATCCAGGTCGGCCAGACGATCGGTGCCTGGTGGACGATCGTGCTGCTGGTCCTGGACAGCTTCCTGGGCGGCTGGGTGATCCGACGGGAGGGGGCGCGCGCCTGGCGAGCCCTGAACGCCACCCTGGCCGCTGGCAGGATGCCCTCGCGAGAGCTGGCCGACGGTGCGCTCATCATCGCCGGCGGCACCCTGATGCTGAGCCCAGGCTTCGTCAGCGATGCCTTCGGGATCCTGCTGATCCTGCCGATCACCCGGCCCGTGGCCCGGCGGCTGCTGACCAGGTTCTTCGCCGCCCGCCTGCTCTCGGCCACGGTGATCGGCAGCGTCGGTCAGACCCGGGGGTCGAACGCCTCAAATGCACCTCACCCCGGACCCGGGCCCGATGGGCCCGTCGTCCGGGGTGAGGTCGTCGATCCCTGA
- a CDS encoding glycerophosphodiester phosphodiesterase, protein MTARTTRPAYLQHPAQVLAFAHRGGSYHPEIEGLENTMAAFAHAVALGYDYLETDVVATSDGVLLAFHDTVLDRVTDRTGEVSASMYAEVMQALIDGRERIPRLTDLLAAFPQVRFNIDLKTDGAVLPLVELIARHGAHDRILVGSFSGRRLRAFRRLTRGRVATSAHPLEVVLFRLLPSARLADRLCGGALSAFQVPHRRGRLRVVTPGFVRRAHAVGKHVHVWTIDDPDEMRLLLDRGVDGLMTDRTDLLKEVLRERGAWRETR, encoded by the coding sequence GTGACGGCCCGAACGACGCGACCCGCCTACCTCCAGCACCCGGCTCAGGTGCTGGCGTTCGCGCACCGCGGCGGCTCCTACCACCCTGAGATCGAGGGCCTGGAGAACACCATGGCGGCCTTCGCCCATGCGGTGGCCCTTGGCTACGACTACCTGGAGACGGACGTCGTGGCCACCAGCGACGGCGTGCTGCTGGCCTTCCACGACACGGTGCTGGACCGGGTCACCGACCGGACCGGGGAGGTCTCGGCCTCCATGTACGCCGAGGTGATGCAGGCCCTGATCGACGGCCGGGAGCGCATCCCGAGACTGACAGACCTGCTCGCCGCCTTCCCGCAGGTGCGCTTCAACATCGACCTGAAGACCGACGGGGCCGTGCTCCCCCTGGTGGAGCTCATCGCCCGGCACGGTGCCCACGACCGGATCCTCGTCGGGTCGTTCTCCGGACGCCGACTGCGCGCCTTCCGGCGCCTCACCCGGGGACGGGTGGCCACCTCGGCGCATCCTCTCGAGGTGGTCCTCTTCCGTCTGCTGCCGAGCGCGCGGCTGGCCGACCGGTTGTGCGGGGGCGCCCTCAGTGCGTTCCAGGTGCCGCACCGGAGGGGGCGCCTGCGGGTGGTCACCCCCGGGTTCGTACGACGGGCGCACGCCGTGGGCAAGCACGTCCATGTCTGGACCATCGACGACCCCGACGAGATGCGACTACTGCTGGACCGAGGCGTCGACGGCCTGATGACCGACCGCACAGACCTGCTCAAGGAGGTCCTGCGGGAACGCGGGGCATGGAGGGAGACCCGATGA
- a CDS encoding RNA polymerase-binding protein RbpA codes for MAERTLRGARLGGQSFEDERGIEFAGRQQAGYRCKEGHTFEITMSDEADVPALWECPKCGAEALSTSGITPDEKVEKPARTHWDMLLERRSEKELEDILKERLELLRGGEIGPAHLHRANAKKRVKSTA; via the coding sequence ATGGCGGAGCGCACGTTGCGTGGTGCCAGGCTGGGTGGGCAGAGCTTCGAGGATGAGCGCGGCATTGAGTTCGCCGGCCGTCAGCAGGCCGGCTACCGGTGCAAGGAAGGCCACACGTTCGAGATCACCATGTCCGACGAGGCCGACGTCCCGGCTCTGTGGGAGTGCCCCAAGTGCGGCGCCGAGGCGCTGAGCACCTCCGGGATCACCCCCGACGAGAAGGTGGAGAAGCCGGCGCGCACCCACTGGGACATGCTGCTCGAGCGCCGCTCCGAGAAGGAGCTCGAGGACATTCTCAAGGAGCGCCTGGAGCTGCTCCGCGGTGGCGAGATCGGTCCGGCGCACCTGCACCGGGCGAACGCCAAGAAGCGCGTGAAGTCGACCGCCTGA
- a CDS encoding cytochrome P450, with product MSTAEPASPPDILSADYLADPYPLQRVLRDEHPVLFHEATQSYLISRFEDVAGAFKSPAFSSRNYEWQLEPLHGRTILQMEGTEHSRHRALLNPFFRGKGLEKFMPVIMDNAVGLINGIVQRAGDDLMAEIAPRGRTDLVADFTTWFPINVMVDMLGLPKSDHDRFHRWYESIMASLNNLVGDPEVTAAAEATKAELRDYMMPIIEERRTGDGEDLLSRLCRAEVDGHQMSDEEIKAFVSLLLVAGGETTDKAVASMVRNLIDNPEQLEAVRKDRSLVNNAIAETLRHSGPVHMIMRQTEQDVELHGTTVPSGSTCIMMLSSANRDERQFADPEKFDIFRDDLDVAKAFSGAANHVQFILGRHFCVGSLLAQTEMTIALNLVLDNMENLRYPDGFTSREDGLYSRGIPELLVEFDPVPAA from the coding sequence ATGTCGACAGCGGAACCCGCCAGCCCTCCCGACATCCTGTCCGCGGACTACCTCGCGGACCCCTACCCCCTGCAGCGGGTGCTTCGTGACGAGCACCCGGTGCTCTTCCACGAGGCGACCCAGAGCTACCTGATCAGTCGGTTCGAGGACGTCGCCGGAGCCTTCAAGAGTCCCGCCTTCTCGAGCCGGAACTACGAATGGCAGCTGGAGCCGCTGCACGGGCGCACGATCCTGCAGATGGAGGGCACCGAGCACTCCCGCCACCGGGCCCTCCTCAACCCGTTCTTCCGGGGCAAGGGGCTGGAGAAGTTCATGCCCGTGATCATGGACAACGCGGTGGGACTGATCAACGGGATCGTCCAGCGGGCCGGCGACGACCTGATGGCCGAGATCGCACCTCGTGGCCGCACCGACCTCGTCGCCGACTTCACCACCTGGTTCCCGATCAACGTCATGGTCGACATGCTCGGCCTGCCCAAGAGCGACCACGACCGGTTCCACCGCTGGTACGAGTCGATCATGGCGAGCCTGAACAACCTGGTCGGCGACCCCGAGGTGACCGCGGCCGCCGAGGCGACCAAGGCCGAGCTGCGGGACTACATGATGCCGATCATCGAGGAGCGGCGCACCGGCGACGGGGAGGACCTGCTCTCGCGCCTGTGCCGGGCTGAGGTCGACGGCCACCAGATGTCGGACGAGGAGATCAAGGCGTTCGTCAGCCTGCTCCTCGTGGCCGGTGGCGAGACCACCGACAAGGCCGTGGCCAGCATGGTGCGCAACCTGATCGACAACCCCGAGCAGCTCGAGGCCGTCCGCAAGGACCGCTCGCTGGTCAACAACGCCATCGCCGAGACGCTGCGCCACTCCGGCCCGGTGCACATGATCATGCGGCAGACCGAGCAGGACGTGGAGCTGCACGGCACCACGGTCCCGAGCGGGTCGACCTGCATCATGATGCTCAGCTCCGCCAACCGCGACGAGCGGCAGTTCGCCGACCCGGAGAAGTTCGACATCTTCCGCGACGACCTCGATGTCGCCAAGGCGTTCAGCGGGGCCGCCAACCACGTCCAGTTCATCCTCGGCCGCCACTTCTGCGTCGGATCCCTGCTGGCCCAGACGGAGATGACGATCGCGCTCAACCTGGTGCTCGACAACATGGAGAACCTCCGCTACCCCGACGGCTTCACCTCGCGTGAGGACGGGTTGTACTCCCGGGGCATCCCGGAGCTGCTCGTCGAGTTCGACCCGGTGCCCGCCGCGTAG
- a CDS encoding alkaline phosphatase D family protein: MLGPLLRHVDESSATLWLEVSGPATVRVDASGVSATTRTFAVHGHHYALVELSGLGAGTRRPYQVRLDDAVVWPPADSEFPPSVIATPAGDGPLAIAYGSCRTAVPHDRRGHETHGVDAMRTYALRLAGAVPPADDSAALETLAWPDLLLLLGDQVYADETSEEMQEFIASRRDPDEPPGEELKDYEEYAHLYSLAWSDPANRWLLSTVPSAMIFDDHDVRDDWNTSQSWREQMEQTPWWHGRIVAALSSYWVYQHLGNMSAAEREQDELWRSVRDHEGPQGPDLGPELDEFAARVDQQPETYRWSYSRDFGTRARLVVVDSRAARVLDPQHRAMLDPDELGWLDRQVQGDVDHLLIGTSLPFLLSQGLHHVEGFSEALAQGAWGRLSSRAGERIRQTVDLEHWAAFQDSFLRVADMVIEVASGERGRAPSTVTFLSGDVHHSYLSSARLSRREARRRKPLHSTLLQAVCSPIRNPLELKMRFATAALAYGVAGPVGRLVSLSAKVPASPLRWRNVEGPWFDNNIGLLETSGGQLRLRWFTSQILGEDHAHPRLRQIVERVEGSAAQRPAGRDERDRESLTAGRE, translated from the coding sequence GTGCTGGGACCGCTGCTGCGGCACGTGGACGAGTCGTCCGCCACGCTGTGGCTGGAGGTCTCGGGCCCCGCGACGGTGCGGGTGGACGCATCGGGTGTCTCGGCGACGACGCGCACCTTCGCCGTGCACGGGCACCACTACGCCTTGGTGGAGCTCAGCGGCCTGGGCGCCGGGACCCGGCGGCCCTACCAGGTCCGGCTGGACGATGCGGTGGTCTGGCCCCCTGCGGACTCCGAGTTCCCGCCCTCGGTGATCGCGACCCCGGCCGGCGACGGCCCCCTGGCGATCGCCTACGGCTCCTGCCGTACGGCGGTCCCGCACGACCGGCGCGGCCACGAGACGCACGGGGTGGACGCGATGCGCACCTACGCCCTGCGCCTAGCCGGTGCGGTGCCCCCCGCCGATGACTCCGCAGCGCTGGAGACCCTGGCCTGGCCGGACCTGCTGCTGCTCCTGGGGGACCAGGTCTACGCCGACGAGACCTCCGAGGAGATGCAGGAGTTCATCGCCTCCCGGCGGGACCCCGACGAGCCTCCGGGGGAGGAGCTCAAGGACTACGAGGAGTACGCGCACCTGTACTCCCTGGCCTGGTCGGACCCTGCGAACCGGTGGCTGCTCTCCACGGTCCCCAGCGCCATGATCTTCGACGACCACGACGTGCGCGACGACTGGAACACCTCCCAGTCCTGGCGGGAGCAGATGGAGCAGACGCCGTGGTGGCACGGACGGATCGTGGCCGCCCTCTCGTCGTACTGGGTCTACCAGCACCTGGGCAACATGTCCGCGGCCGAGCGGGAGCAGGACGAGCTCTGGCGCAGCGTGCGAGACCACGAAGGCCCCCAGGGTCCGGACCTGGGACCTGAGCTGGACGAGTTCGCCGCCCGGGTGGACCAGCAGCCGGAGACCTACCGGTGGAGCTACTCGCGCGACTTCGGCACCCGAGCCCGCCTCGTCGTGGTGGACAGTCGTGCCGCGCGGGTGCTCGATCCGCAGCACCGCGCGATGCTGGACCCCGACGAGCTGGGGTGGCTCGACCGCCAGGTGCAGGGAGACGTGGACCACCTGCTCATCGGCACCTCCCTGCCCTTCCTGCTCTCCCAGGGCCTGCACCACGTGGAGGGCTTCTCCGAGGCGCTGGCCCAGGGAGCCTGGGGGCGACTGAGCTCGAGGGCGGGGGAGCGGATCAGGCAGACGGTGGACCTGGAGCACTGGGCGGCCTTCCAGGACTCGTTCCTCCGCGTCGCCGACATGGTGATCGAGGTCGCCTCGGGCGAGCGCGGGCGGGCGCCCTCGACGGTGACCTTCCTGTCCGGGGACGTGCACCACAGCTACCTCAGCAGCGCCCGGCTCTCGCGCAGGGAGGCCCGCAGGCGGAAGCCTCTGCACAGCACGCTGCTGCAGGCGGTCTGCTCCCCGATCCGCAATCCCCTGGAGCTGAAGATGCGGTTCGCGACCGCGGCGCTGGCCTACGGGGTTGCCGGCCCGGTGGGACGTCTGGTCTCGCTCTCGGCCAAGGTGCCGGCGTCGCCGCTGCGGTGGCGCAACGTCGAGGGACCTTGGTTCGACAACAACATCGGCCTGCTGGAGACCTCGGGCGGTCAGCTGCGCCTGCGGTGGTTCACCAGCCAGATCCTGGGTGAGGACCACGCGCACCCCCGACTGCGGCAGATCGTGGAACGGGTGGAAGGCAGCGCCGCCCAGCGCCCGGCTGGACGGGACGAGCGGGATCGAGAGTCGCTCACCGCGGGACGCGAGTGA
- a CDS encoding MFS transporter — MGLGVRCVQRRDHHVRVQRLHHLRLVRRRRERQARLGTRRRRCPGGPLRPDQRPAGRPLGTTYLLAGGQHRTGGACLGRPLLRQALPEYLWLGLLLLAAGNVFFEFASVNYNAMLNEIATPATVGRVSGLGWGLGYIGGIVLLLFVYFGLINPEVGLFGITDEQALDVRVTMLICALWTVLFSLPVILTLRDDKSQRTPRGPRVGLAASYRHLFRTVRALWETDRNTAYFLLASAVFRDGLAGVFTFGGVLAAGTFGFSDGDVIIFGVAANVVAGVATILFGALDDRLGPKRVIVLSLSAMLVAGFMVFLMHDGGTVMFWIFGLVLCIFVGPASSASRTFLARLIPEGEEGEIFGLYATTGRAVSFMAPAAWSGAILLGAAVTGVADADDVQHWGILGILLVLAIGLALVLRVKPQVREDSALASSQSAE; from the coding sequence GTGGGACTGGGGGTCCGCTGCGTTCAACGCCGTGATCACCACGTTCGTGTTCAGCGTCTACATCACCTCCGACTCGTTCGGCGAAGGCGCGAGCGGCAAGCTCGGCTGGGCACTCGCCGGCGCCGGTGTCCTGGTGGCCCTCTTCGCCCCGATCAGCGGCCAGCGGGCCGACCGCTCGGGACGACGTACCTACTGGCTGGCGGTCAACACCGCACTGGTGGTGCTTGCCTCGGTCGGCCTCTTCTTCGTCAAGCCCTCCCCGAGTACCTCTGGCTGGGCCTGCTGCTGCTCGCGGCCGGCAACGTCTTCTTCGAGTTCGCCTCGGTCAACTACAACGCGATGCTCAACGAGATCGCCACCCCGGCCACCGTGGGGCGGGTCTCCGGACTCGGGTGGGGTCTGGGCTACATCGGCGGCATCGTGCTGCTGCTCTTCGTCTACTTCGGACTCATCAATCCCGAAGTCGGACTGTTCGGCATCACCGACGAGCAGGCGTTGGACGTGCGGGTCACGATGCTGATCTGCGCGCTGTGGACGGTGCTGTTCAGCCTCCCGGTGATCCTGACGCTGCGCGACGACAAGAGCCAGCGCACGCCGCGGGGACCGCGGGTCGGGCTGGCGGCGTCCTACCGGCACCTGTTCCGCACCGTGCGCGCGCTGTGGGAGACCGACCGCAACACCGCCTACTTCCTGCTCGCCTCCGCGGTGTTCCGGGACGGCCTGGCCGGGGTCTTCACCTTCGGCGGCGTGCTGGCGGCGGGCACCTTCGGGTTCTCCGACGGCGACGTCATCATCTTCGGCGTGGCAGCCAACGTGGTCGCTGGGGTCGCGACCATCCTGTTCGGCGCGCTCGACGACCGTCTGGGGCCCAAGCGGGTCATCGTGCTCTCGCTGAGCGCCATGCTGGTCGCGGGCTTCATGGTGTTCCTGATGCACGACGGCGGCACCGTGATGTTCTGGATCTTCGGTCTGGTGCTGTGCATCTTCGTGGGTCCGGCGTCGTCCGCCTCGCGGACCTTCCTGGCGCGTCTCATCCCCGAGGGCGAGGAAGGTGAGATCTTCGGGCTCTACGCCACGACGGGCCGCGCGGTGAGCTTCATGGCGCCGGCCGCCTGGTCCGGGGCGATCCTGCTCGGCGCCGCCGTGACCGGGGTGGCCGACGCCGACGACGTCCAGCACTGGGGCATCCTGGGGATCCTGCTCGTCCTCGCGATCGGCTTGGCTCTCGTGCTGCGGGTCAAGCCCCAGGTCCGGGAGGACTCCGCACTCGCGTCCTCCCAAAGTGCGGAATGA
- a CDS encoding SMP-30/gluconolactonase/LRE family protein, whose translation MTPRRSTLVRSAPRRPGVRRGVLATVLGLLAPVLTTGLLAPAPSQARPHHPAPFPARIALPDNFAPEGIAIGPGPRAWLGSRVDGDIYQVDLRTGEGRTISQGPGTPSIGLKSDRRGRLFVAGGPSGTARVVDARSGRLLADYQLAAGPTFVNDVVLTRRTAWFTDSQQPVLYRLPLGRGGELPSTSAVRPLRLSGDWVQVPGTNANGIATTPDGRALLVVNSTNGLLYRVDPATGDAVAVDLEGYSVVNGDGLLRVGRILYVVQNRLDQVAVLRLDRSGTRGTLVDTITSGDFDVPSTVAAFGRWLYLPSARFGRETPPVTEYWVTRVPR comes from the coding sequence ATGACCCCTCGTAGATCCACCCTCGTCCGGTCCGCGCCCAGACGCCCCGGAGTACGCCGAGGGGTGCTCGCCACCGTGCTGGGGCTGCTGGCCCCGGTGCTGACCACCGGCCTGCTCGCTCCCGCCCCCAGCCAGGCTCGCCCGCACCATCCGGCTCCGTTCCCGGCCCGCATCGCGCTGCCCGACAACTTTGCCCCCGAGGGCATCGCGATCGGACCCGGACCACGCGCCTGGCTCGGCTCCCGGGTGGACGGGGACATCTACCAGGTCGACCTGCGCACCGGGGAGGGCCGCACCATCTCCCAGGGACCCGGGACTCCCTCGATCGGCCTCAAGTCGGACCGGCGGGGGCGGCTCTTCGTCGCCGGCGGGCCCTCCGGAACTGCACGGGTGGTGGATGCCCGGTCCGGCAGGCTCCTGGCCGACTACCAGCTCGCCGCGGGTCCGACGTTCGTCAACGACGTCGTGCTGACCCGGCGTACGGCCTGGTTCACCGACTCGCAGCAACCGGTGCTGTACCGGCTCCCGCTGGGCCGCGGCGGGGAGCTGCCGTCCACGTCGGCGGTCCGGCCGCTGCGGCTCTCGGGCGACTGGGTCCAGGTGCCGGGAACCAACGCCAACGGCATCGCCACCACACCTGACGGGCGGGCGCTGCTGGTGGTGAACTCCACGAACGGGTTGCTGTACCGGGTGGATCCCGCGACCGGCGACGCCGTGGCCGTGGACCTGGAGGGCTACTCGGTGGTCAACGGGGACGGGCTGCTCCGGGTCGGGCGAATCCTCTACGTGGTGCAGAACAGGCTTGACCAGGTGGCGGTGCTGCGGCTGGACCGCAGCGGCACTCGCGGCACGCTCGTCGACACCATCACCTCCGGGGACTTCGACGTGCCGAGCACGGTGGCGGCCTTCGGACGCTGGCTCTACCTGCCGAGCGCGCGCTTCGGTCGCGAGACGCCCCCGGTCACCGAGTACTGGGTCACTCGCGTCCCGCGGTGA
- a CDS encoding ATP-binding cassette domain-containing protein, whose translation MTTRPHSADTHDLIRVQGARENNLKNIDVELPKRRLTVFTGVSGSGKSSLVFATIAAESQRMINETYSAFLQGFMPQQARPDVDLLEGLTTAIIVDQERMGANPRSTVGTATDANAMLRILFSRLGEPHIGSPQAFSFNVASASGSGRVKYEKEGQTKNEVRTFSVTGGMCPRCDGMGATNDIDLSALYDESKSLNEGAIKIPGYSMEGWYGRIFRGCGWFDPDKPIGRYSTRELSDLLHKEATKIKVEGINLTYLGLIPQLKKSFLSKDVEALQPHIRRFVEGAVTFTTCPECSGTRLSEQARSSKIRGLSIADVCGMQISDLAPWVREIEDPSVAPLVQGLRHLLDSFEAIGLGYLSLDRPAGTLSGGEAQRTKMIRHLGSSLTDVTYVFDEPTIGLHPHDIERMNELLLQLRDKGNTVLVVEHKPETIAIADHVVDLGPGAGSAGGEVCFAGTVEDLRSSDTTTGRHLDDRARLKDAVRSPTGVLEIRDASTHNLKHVDVDVPLGVLTVVTGVAGSGKSSLVHGSLAQREGVVVIDQGAIKGSRRSNPATYTGLLEPIRKAFAKANGVKPALFSSNSEGACPTCNGAGVIFTDLGVATVESPCEECEGRRFQASVLEHTLGGRNIAEVLAMSVSVAADFFGTGEARTPAAGKVLDRLVDVGLGYVTLGQPLTTLSGGERQRLKLASQMADKGEVYVLDEPTTGLHLADVANLLGLLDRLVEAGRSVVVIEHHQAVMAHADWIIDLGPGAGHDGGNVVFQGPPAELVGAATLTGEHLAAYVGR comes from the coding sequence GTGACGACGAGACCGCACAGCGCCGACACCCACGACCTGATCCGCGTGCAGGGCGCCCGCGAGAACAACCTCAAGAACATCGACGTGGAGCTGCCCAAGCGGCGCCTCACCGTGTTCACCGGGGTCTCCGGCTCCGGCAAGAGCTCTCTGGTCTTCGCGACCATCGCCGCGGAGTCGCAGCGGATGATCAACGAGACCTACAGCGCGTTCCTGCAGGGGTTCATGCCGCAGCAGGCCCGCCCCGACGTCGATCTGCTCGAGGGCCTGACCACGGCGATCATCGTGGACCAGGAGCGGATGGGCGCCAACCCTCGCTCCACCGTCGGCACCGCGACCGACGCCAACGCCATGCTGCGGATCCTCTTCAGCAGGCTGGGGGAGCCGCACATCGGCTCGCCCCAGGCGTTCTCCTTCAACGTCGCCTCCGCGAGCGGGTCGGGCCGGGTGAAGTACGAGAAGGAGGGGCAGACCAAGAACGAGGTCCGGACCTTCTCCGTCACCGGAGGCATGTGCCCCCGGTGCGACGGCATGGGCGCGACCAACGACATCGACCTGTCGGCCCTCTACGACGAGTCCAAGTCCCTCAACGAGGGCGCGATCAAGATCCCGGGCTACAGCATGGAGGGCTGGTACGGCCGGATCTTCCGAGGGTGCGGGTGGTTCGACCCGGACAAGCCGATCGGCAGGTACTCCACCAGGGAGCTCTCGGACCTGCTGCACAAGGAGGCGACGAAGATCAAGGTCGAGGGCATCAACCTGACCTACCTGGGCCTGATCCCACAGCTGAAGAAGTCGTTCCTGTCCAAGGACGTCGAGGCCCTGCAGCCCCACATCCGCCGGTTCGTGGAGGGCGCGGTGACCTTCACGACCTGCCCGGAGTGCAGCGGAACCCGGCTCAGTGAGCAGGCCCGGTCCTCCAAGATCCGCGGCCTGAGCATCGCCGACGTCTGTGGGATGCAGATCAGTGACCTGGCCCCGTGGGTCCGGGAGATCGAGGACCCATCGGTGGCACCCCTGGTCCAGGGGCTGCGGCACCTGCTCGACTCCTTCGAGGCCATCGGCCTGGGCTATCTCAGCCTCGACCGTCCGGCGGGCACGCTGTCCGGGGGAGAGGCGCAGCGCACCAAGATGATCCGGCACCTGGGCTCCTCGCTCACCGATGTCACCTACGTCTTCGACGAGCCGACGATCGGGCTGCACCCCCATGACATCGAGCGGATGAACGAGCTCCTGCTCCAGCTGCGCGACAAGGGCAACACCGTGCTGGTGGTGGAGCACAAGCCGGAGACCATCGCCATCGCCGACCACGTCGTCGACCTCGGACCGGGCGCCGGCAGCGCCGGGGGAGAGGTCTGCTTCGCGGGCACGGTCGAGGATCTCCGCTCGAGCGACACCACGACCGGTCGGCACCTCGACGACCGCGCCCGGCTCAAGGACGCCGTACGCAGTCCCACGGGGGTGCTGGAGATCCGCGACGCCTCGACGCACAACCTGAAGCACGTCGACGTCGACGTCCCCCTCGGCGTGCTGACCGTGGTCACCGGGGTCGCAGGGTCGGGGAAGAGCTCGCTGGTGCACGGCTCCCTGGCCCAGCGCGAGGGTGTCGTGGTGATCGACCAGGGTGCGATCAAGGGCTCCCGGCGCAGCAACCCTGCGACGTACACCGGGCTGCTGGAGCCGATCCGCAAGGCGTTCGCGAAGGCGAACGGGGTGAAGCCGGCGTTGTTCAGCTCCAACTCCGAAGGGGCCTGCCCCACCTGCAACGGTGCCGGCGTCATCTTCACCGATCTGGGGGTGGCCACCGTGGAGTCGCCCTGCGAGGAGTGCGAGGGCAGGCGGTTCCAGGCGAGCGTCCTGGAGCACACCCTGGGCGGCCGGAACATCGCTGAGGTGCTTGCGATGTCGGTGTCGGTGGCTGCGGACTTCTTCGGCACGGGGGAGGCCCGCACTCCCGCCGCTGGGAAGGTGCTCGACCGGCTCGTCGACGTGGGCCTTGGTTATGTCACCCTGGGACAGCCCCTGACCACCCTCTCGGGAGGGGAGCGGCAGCGCCTCAAGCTCGCCAGTCAGATGGCCGACAAGGGTGAGGTCTACGTCCTGGACGAGCCGACCACCGGTCTGCACCTGGCCGACGTGGCGAACCTGCTCGGGCTGCTCGACCGCCTGGTGGAGGCGGGCCGCTCCGTCGTCGTGATCGAGCACCACCAGGCGGTCATGGCGCACGCCGACTGGATCATCGATCTCGGCCCGGGCGCCGGCCACGACGGGGGCAACGTGGTGTTCCAGGGACCTCCGGCCGAGCTCGTCGGGGCCGCGACGCTCACCGGTGAGCACCTGGCGGCGTACGTCGGCCGCTGA
- a CDS encoding mycofactocin-coupled SDR family oxidoreductase → MAGRLAGKVAFITGAARGQGRNHAIRMAEQGADIIAVDICAEIDSVTPFYPLATPDELQETVKAVEATGQRIVARQADVRDLDGLQKAFDEGVDQLGRIDIVLANAGIATYGKSWELTSEMWRDMIDVNLTGVFHTAKVAVPKLIDQGEGGSMVFTSSIGGLKGIQHVAHYVSAKHGIVGLMRTMSNELAPHNIRVNTIHPTNVATIMVKNPGTYSMFVPEDEEATEEKAIPGMVGLNSLAVPWVECDDITNAIMFLTSDEGRYVTGVTLPVDAGAFTK, encoded by the coding sequence ATGGCAGGCCGACTCGCAGGCAAGGTCGCGTTCATCACGGGCGCGGCACGGGGACAGGGACGCAACCACGCCATCCGGATGGCGGAGCAGGGTGCGGACATCATCGCCGTGGACATCTGTGCCGAGATCGACTCGGTGACGCCGTTCTACCCGCTCGCCACGCCGGACGAGCTGCAGGAGACGGTCAAGGCCGTGGAGGCCACGGGACAGCGCATCGTCGCCCGCCAGGCCGACGTGCGTGACCTCGACGGGCTGCAGAAGGCGTTCGACGAGGGTGTCGACCAGCTCGGCCGGATCGACATCGTGCTCGCCAACGCCGGCATCGCGACCTACGGCAAGTCGTGGGAGCTCACCTCGGAGATGTGGCGCGACATGATCGACGTCAACCTCACCGGGGTCTTCCACACCGCCAAGGTCGCGGTACCCAAGCTCATCGACCAGGGCGAGGGCGGCTCGATGGTGTTCACCAGCTCCATCGGTGGACTCAAGGGGATCCAGCACGTCGCCCACTACGTGAGCGCCAAGCACGGCATCGTCGGCCTGATGCGCACCATGTCCAACGAGCTGGCCCCGCACAACATCCGGGTCAACACGATCCATCCGACCAACGTGGCCACGATCATGGTCAAGAATCCCGGGACCTACTCCATGTTCGTGCCTGAGGACGAGGAGGCCACCGAGGAGAAGGCCATCCCCGGAATGGTCGGGCTCAACTCCCTCGCCGTGCCGTGGGTGGAGTGCGACGACATCACGAACGCGATCATGTTCCTGACCAGCGACGAGGGTCGCTACGTCACCGGAGTCACCCTGCCGGTCGACGCCGGCGCGTTCACGAAGTAG